In bacterium, one genomic interval encodes:
- a CDS encoding metal ABC transporter ATP-binding protein, with protein MAEKIISVKNLGFGFGKKQILKNVTFDIVEGDILAIIGPNGAGKTMLVRSILGLDSNYTGDITWHKKPETSYVPQKISFEKGFPLTVKEFFLFETGNDLNFWLPNKKKENEIKQRLDDVKIGHLINERLGDLSQGEMQRMLIARSLLENPKLIFFDEPAAGIDISTEETVYNLLYDLYKKLNMTMVMVSHELSIVYRFATKVICLNKDLVCQGTPQETLTPETLQEIFGHHASVHKHAHGLEHDHPSLEISN; from the coding sequence ATGGCCGAAAAAATAATAAGCGTAAAAAACTTAGGTTTTGGTTTTGGTAAAAAGCAAATTCTAAAAAATGTCACCTTTGATATTGTTGAGGGTGATATTTTAGCTATTATTGGCCCCAATGGCGCCGGTAAAACCATGTTGGTGCGCAGTATTTTGGGTTTAGATTCAAATTATACGGGCGACATTACTTGGCATAAAAAACCCGAAACCAGTTATGTGCCTCAAAAAATATCTTTTGAAAAAGGTTTTCCTTTAACCGTTAAAGAATTTTTCTTGTTTGAAACAGGCAATGATCTAAATTTTTGGTTGCCCAACAAAAAGAAAGAAAACGAGATTAAACAAAGACTAGACGATGTTAAAATTGGCCACTTAATAAACGAAAGGCTAGGCGATCTTTCTCAAGGCGAAATGCAAAGAATGCTTATAGCCCGAAGTTTACTAGAAAATCCTAAACTTATTTTCTTTGATGAACCAGCCGCTGGCATAGACATTAGCACCGAAGAAACTGTTTATAACCTGCTTTACGATTTATATAAAAAATTGAATATGACTATGGTTATGGTTTCGCATGAACTTTCCATCGTTTATAGATTTGCCACTAAAGTTATTTGTTTAAATAAAGACTTGGTTTGCCAAGGTACGCCTCAAGAAACTTTAACACCCGAGACCTTGCAGGAAATTTTTGGCCATCACGCTTCGGTTCATAAACACGCGCATGGTTTGGAACACGATCATCCGAGTTTAGAAATTAGTAATTAG
- a CDS encoding metal ABC transporter permease has product MNWLEILNNIYPVLISLSLGLSLPLLGVFVILRREALLSDAVAHIILLGIALSITFKINALLGILAFALLAGLVISFLKGKANLGLDAIIGVFFTTSLALGSLLIPSEELLETFLGNIENLTRGDVLLSAILAIVIIVSLLLKFRNFAFVSFAPDLAKVDKINVKKYEMFFVLLLSLGVAMGIKLVGTLLISALIIIPAATAKLFSFQIRTMTAWSMIFGLLSVLLGLVTTTTLNSPPGPTIILVSASIFFLTFVLTSIFRKHH; this is encoded by the coding sequence ATGAATTGGCTTGAAATCTTAAATAACATCTATCCCGTACTAATAAGTTTATCGTTAGGGCTTTCTTTGCCTTTGCTAGGCGTTTTTGTAATACTGCGCCGAGAAGCTTTGCTTTCGGATGCGGTGGCACATATTATTCTTTTGGGTATTGCCCTCTCTATTACGTTTAAAATAAATGCGCTTTTGGGCATACTGGCTTTTGCCTTGCTGGCCGGTTTAGTTATTTCTTTCTTAAAAGGCAAGGCGAATTTGGGTTTAGACGCAATTATAGGAGTCTTCTTTACAACTTCTTTAGCGCTAGGTTCGCTTTTAATACCTTCGGAAGAACTTTTAGAAACATTTTTAGGCAATATAGAAAACCTAACACGGGGCGATGTTTTGTTGTCGGCCATACTGGCCATAGTTATAATTGTTAGTTTGCTTCTTAAATTTAGAAACTTTGCTTTTGTTTCTTTCGCGCCGGATTTAGCCAAAGTAGATAAAATAAATGTAAAAAAATACGAAATGTTTTTCGTATTATTGCTGTCACTGGGCGTAGCTATGGGTATTAAATTAGTGGGAACTTTATTAATAAGTGCTTTAATAATAATTCCCGCCGCTACGGCTAAGCTCTTTAGCTTTCAAATCCGCACTATGACTGCATGGAGCATGATTTTTGGTCTTCTCTCGGTTTTGCTAGGTTTAGTTACAACTACAACTCTGAATTCTCCGCCGGGGCCTACCATAATTTTAGTCAGCGCCAGCATCTTCTTTTTAACCTTTGTCCTCACTTCTATTTTTAGAAAACATCATTAA